The segment tcattcatgtatcttaaagcgtttttgaattatgtttgtcacagacagacattttccaaaattgtgttttccgaactcagggagatctaaaatgtggagattcgtcaaaatctggcgatcgaattttctgacaattactatactttctctatactacgcatacgagaaagtaacaaaGGAGAGAGATGATTGAGATACAATATAAATGATATCTGGTTTGACATAATCATTAACAACGATTATGCTAATGCTGTTAACAATGTTTTCAGGAGAATCAAAAAATATCTAGCAAAAGAGGTTTTCGAATGACTGAATAGAAAGGAATCAAAGATCATTGGGAGGGTGAAAGTATTTATGAGAAAAGATGTTTTTCAAATgtcttaacagaaaaaaaatttagaatgaatagATAAAAAAGAGTCTAAAATCTAAGAGATAGCTTTCCTCTAATTCTGTTGGTTCGTCATTTGAGGATTCAGATTATTTGCATCGTATTATGGGCACTTCATGGCATCCGATCATTCTTTGTTTTACTCTTTTGAGGCACAGAACATAAAACTACTGACTTTCAGGTGAAAAGtggtaaaattaaatcaaatacacCATAAGGAAATGGAAATgacagtttattaatttttttgttcatttgcatGCAATTTAAAGGATGAATTTATATGAAGCCACTGTGGCAGATTTTTGTGGCATTCACtgctaagaaaaaataaaaggctaGGGGGACTCAAATGAAGCCACTGTGCTTCAAAGGATTACGGAATCTGTGATTatctttcattctttaaaatgaagGTTATATTACATGTTGCTTAAAAAGGCTCATACATTTCATAAACTATCAGTTTAATGTAGAGGGTGTCCATTAAAAAATCATACCGAATTTAAGGTTTCAGTTAGGTCAAATCATTtagttttgaagaaatcagtagctcatcaaattttatccacaccattttcagtttgttttttcaaCACTAGGTGGAGTCACGCGTCATTGACCTTGAAATAACGTAGCAGATGCTCATTCCATAGAACAATGTGATGGCGACGCTATTACAAAAGACTCAATGGCTTATAGAAACTGGATCTTTTACCACTGTACAACAGAGCTTTCGGCGCGAATATGGTGGTAATGCCCCTACGTACAAAATCATACATTAATGGCTATGCGCCTTTAAAGAAACGGGAAGTGTCTTAAAACAAAAGTCGTCTAGTAGGCCAAGAGTGCTCCAAGAGAATGCCAATAGAATCCCCACTTAATATCAACTAACTCCTCAAAAATCGTGTGCGGGAGCATTGGATACTTGATTCGGCAACAAGTGAATGGAAGGGGCAGGACCTAGCTCATGGTCTCCAAGAAGCTCGGATCTTTCAccattagaattttttcttctgGATACATGCTAAGAATCTTGTTTACACTGAAAAAATTCAGGAATCCATTCTcaggtaaaaaataattacttttatggCAAACATCACTCCAATATGCTGATCAGGACATGGGAAGAGGTTGAATACCGTTTAGATGTGTGCCATGCCACAAACGGGCACATATTGAAATCTACTAAATGGTAAAAATCTTGATAACTTAACTTTTAAGtacatatttataacattaaactaattttatgcttaaaaaatgcatcaaaaccCTGGAGTTCTTTTATGGACATCCTGAATTTTATTCTTTCCGTTAATAACACATACGATTTTTTAGGAGATTCCAGATCTACTTCCAAAAAACTTCCAGAAGCATGTTGCGCTACCTACAGAGAAATCGACAGAAGCTTCAGGAAGTGCGCTTATCCAAGTGAGGTTGAAATTTTCAAGCTATCGGAGCAGATCAACCTACCTCCTTCTCAGATTAAAGTGAGTGacagtttttacaaatttctgaGAGGTCAATAAGTTGTTATACAAttcataatcaataaattattaaaatgtaaactcTTAGACCTATTTAGTCTGCGAGCAGAGAAATGAACATATAAACATATAGGAGatattctttctataaatatttgttaattactttctcctatacaaaatgtacaaaaataaagcattgtgatagatttttttgttgtttcttatggcacttgccacggacaagcagGCTGTTCagagacagccgatttaagcctcatGGGGGGgggcctcttgtttttatcgtagagccaactagggccaagagtacgacttgactactcacacatcactcattcgcttgcacaacccctttttacaggagggcacattcactcatctcacagatagaacaggaagaacaaccatgcccaaactggaactcgaacccgggacgcccagatcactggaaagacgcgctacccctatgccaggacgccggcattgtGGTAGATAATATAATCGATTATATTTTGGTAAAGCTACATGCTCTGCAGTTCTTAGAAATGGCAAGAATATCAGAATTATGCCTACCTGTAAACACAAGCactaaaaacctaaaaaaaactagacaaagaaaattatttgttttttcaattttaaaactgtaaacgTGTAGCGAATGTTGAACAATATTAGCCCAAAGGAAACATGTCTGTCCATGCACATATGATTTTGATAATTCAAAACGCAACGAGttatttggatgaaatttggtaatccTCATATTTGTAAACTTGCTTAAAGTTTGGACAAATTTCACCTAGGATTTAATGTCTATCGGTCTATCCATTCATGCATGTGTGAATGCACGTGAATAGATATTCTTCAATAGCGTAATTggataaacaaatgaaatatggtatgtgatCCCGGTACTAAAATTGAAGATGTATAACAAATTTTAGGTTAAAATATATTCTCGATATTTTGCCCCTTCATTTTACTATTTAACGTATCAGTAAGGCCGAGATAGCCTGGGTGGTAGGACGTTGGACTCGTATACCTtaggttgcgaattcgaaccccgccagccgaagactctccatgtGTGTGGTGACTGGCAcacgcataaatctgtcgtggtcacaaagccctccatgtcgagagtaagaACACTGGGGGTATTGGTtcagggatgatcgttctctgatttaggtctaaattacgatctgtgaatgaaatgcatgaatgaagttcgcccctTAAAAAGGATTGTGATGCATGAAGTAACTGAGTCGTAatcttagccctagttggcgctattgaaaaaacaaaagacgctcactccgcttaaattgctgacagataactgtcggTGGGCTTGTTAAGTGCATTAGACACAACACAACTCATTAGGAAACATGACATATTGTGTAAGCATTTACACTTATCTAAAGTTTAagttttgtagaaatttatttgaataatttatctgTGATATGATGATTTGCAAAATCAAAGGTGTAAACtttagattttcttatttttttatagactatgtacatgaataaaaatcaaatcatcATCAGGTGAATTGTCATCTcatcatgacaaaaaaaaaaaaaagaaagaaagaaagaaaactgacACTAAATGTTTTTTCATAGCTGCAACTGTGTTAAAATTTTGGACCGAAAAGTAGTTTTCAATCTCTATTTTTGATCATCCGTTAAGATATGCGCGTCACATCTCGTTGGAAAACTCTCATCAGTTGCATTTTCTTCCAACTTCTTTCATCCTCATAGCtccaattttattgaaaatagagaAACAATAGAGGGGGAGGAAAAGGGTGgattgttttctttatatatacgTTCAAAAGAATCTACCTTCCGACTCCTCGaactgaattttgtttttcaataatgcAGGTTCAAAGCACATACGAATTATAGAATACACAACCTTCTTCCGTCTGCTAATATCAGGCAAGTCATGAATACAATTATGACTTCCCTTACTAAGAAACTGATATAGTGGCTTAGCGATCAGGGAATAAGGAAAGTAGAGATACCTACTAAACTTGCGGAATGCATGAAGACAAAATATAAGtgcatttataatacttttaaaggaaaattatggTAAAAGTTCTAATAAATAATACTGAGATTCGGGCATGTTTATATTCGCAATGCCACtgatgaatacaaaaaaaaaaaaaaaaaaaaaaaaaaaaaccgcattaTTTCTCGGTTGTTACTTTGACATGGTACGTCACTGTATTATTAATCTATAAATAGTCAGAAATAATTTGAACTTTTAGTAGTTCTTATTGTTTCTTATAACTTTCTTCTGAATATCTCTTAGAGAAATCGTTTCGTATTTgacaaattattgatttaatcttataaatttaaacgaggaattattgtgtatatatatatatatatataacacaattttacaaaaaagaaaaaaaaaaactttgccgAATGAAGTTtagtttttcagatattttgtattaaattacgGTAATATCATtgaataactttcattttcatttctgtaaaatctaatttgtttttttttcctataaatttaTCATCTTGcatgttcttttttatttcccaACAGGCCGAATTTGCAAAGCGAAGGCTCTCTTACCGCGAACGCCACCACCTGTCTAAAGACGCCCTTGTCCACCCCTGCTCCTTGCCACTCTTCCAGGCACTCGCCACCTTTGTCCATTCCCAGCAGGCCATCCTCAAGTCGGCGGTTCTTTTTATCTCTGTCGCCACACTATGGTGGACTCATCTCATCAAAATCGGAAGGCAGACAGTCACAGAGCAGATCTATGAatgacatggaaaaaaaaataaaatcacataaaacgtgtcatattgcttaatttcttaattttgaaaaaaattgtgcacatttttaataaatctgtcaTTTTTCACTATTGCGGCGTGGAATTTTGTAatccgattttatttattttctagatcGTTAGGATCCTCAAGTTTTGTACAGTTGTATGTTCGCTATGACAAAACAATAATGTATGGTTTTCggtatttaattatcagttaaccagatgatttttttcaaacattggTTTATATGAATaacatgaaaagaataatttggtaaagaattagagaaaaaaatccaatacAAGGATCTCTAGTGTTTATAACaatacattatgaaataaattaataattaaaaagtggaaaatattaaaattaaaaagtatctattttatttttacaaaacattcatttattaacttaataaaattaggtaaataatttgttatcgaaattagagaatttaaagagaaaattcgaGAAGCATTAAGCACTGAAAGAACTACCATAAGGAAATTAAACTTGAATGAATGCTACACAAAAGAAAGTtcctgaaaaaatcattaaaaatttattattaaggcttttaaaatttttaaaaatgcaacctTTTTTCTGCGTTCTTCATTCTTTacgattttcttttaacattcacgtttttcatttaaaaaaattatttccaacttCTTAGTACACTAATTAAAATGCGTTCCAAAGTTTTCGCATTCTTAAATCTCtagaaaattatgatttgaacGGAGACAATTGTTTATCAATCTCAAGAAATGTAAAACGAAAATTCTTGATTATAAGAAACGTAGTTTCATGTGCAagtattattcagtttttattttctcgtaaatgaaatataaaaaaaaagcattgtaatcataaaaaaaatgcgaactcgagaatttgacaaatttccacgATTTAGACTCCCTTGagtaagaaaaacaaaatctGGGCATTATGTTTGGCTAATGGTCtattgtctgtctgtgaacaagataattcgAAAACACTTCGatcttgatggatgaaatttggtatatggtcattATGTGAAATTCgtagatttcttcaaattttgaatgaaatccattcagatgaaATTGGATTGTCCATCAGTCTGAATATTAGTTAACAcgaaaactataaaatgaagagatatGGATAAAATCGGTCCACAGGTTAACACCTATTGCAGGGATGAAAAAACTTTTCCAGGGCATGggctacttttaattttttcaaagtgttttgCGGTCCACCCAGTGGCGCAGgccta is part of the Argiope bruennichi chromosome 10, qqArgBrue1.1, whole genome shotgun sequence genome and harbors:
- the LOC129987907 gene encoding uncharacterized protein LOC129987907, whose translation is MRSAFHEHRVDRRGVRGRRLFFCKPKGDSRSTSKKLPEACCATYREIDRSFRKCAYPSEVEIFKLSEQINLPPSQIKAEFAKRRLSYRERHHLSKDALVHPCSLPLFQALATFVHSQQAILKSAVLFISVATLWWTHLIKIGRQTVTEQIYE